A stretch of the Streptomyces ortus genome encodes the following:
- a CDS encoding MarR family winged helix-turn-helix transcriptional regulator, with the protein MTAPGTTPTGTLHQVAQSASAITELLDVMWEHARNSTAGATVPGSASQLRLMYVVDRQDGIRMRTVCDQLASAPATVTRMCDRLQAIGFLERLPSPDSGREVALRLTPSGKRHLRRIREQRDAMLHEAINSMPSTERRALATGLAGLSATLNATDEEINTSRADSTA; encoded by the coding sequence ATGACCGCACCAGGCACCACTCCCACGGGGACACTTCACCAGGTGGCCCAGTCGGCCAGCGCCATCACCGAACTCCTCGACGTGATGTGGGAGCACGCCAGGAACTCCACCGCCGGTGCCACCGTGCCGGGCTCGGCGTCCCAACTGCGTCTGATGTACGTCGTCGACCGGCAGGACGGCATCCGAATGCGTACGGTGTGCGACCAGCTCGCCTCCGCACCCGCGACCGTGACCCGCATGTGCGACCGCCTGCAGGCCATAGGTTTCCTCGAGCGCTTGCCGTCGCCTGACAGCGGACGCGAGGTCGCTCTGCGGCTGACCCCCTCGGGAAAACGGCATCTGCGACGCATCCGAGAGCAGCGTGACGCCATGCTGCACGAGGCGATCAACAGCATGCCCTCGACCGAACGGCGCGCACTGGCCACGGGACTCGCCGGACTCAGCGCCACGCTCAACGCCACCGACGAGGAAATCAACACGTCCCGGGCCGACTCCACAGCCTGA
- a CDS encoding polyprenyl synthetase family protein, which translates to MITSARQRASEYQYRFNARFADYFDTLTDPEGGALDVPPRGAFPSRALDLVRDMSLRGGKRLRVAFLYEAAALITDEPVPGLDEAAISIELLQTHGLIHDDIIDGSAVRRGAQSVPHAYRDEFPDRPDTALGLAVLAGDLAAFLSLRVLATADLPPDRAAAMTAVQADAGALTVIGQFLDLERDFGPVPDLDLLHVVTEFKSTRYSVLAPLRLGLLATGADLAPYDSELRRYSTALGIANTLRDDWLDLFGDPAAVGKSLGSDIRSGRRSYAVRALLAAATEETERKVLDTALGDPQCDDDTLDRVRAIARRHGVDQSVQADADRYAHEASTLAGSWHSRWRTQAVAFFEHLPAWTAARDR; encoded by the coding sequence ATGATCACCAGTGCTAGGCAACGCGCCTCCGAGTACCAGTACCGCTTCAACGCCCGCTTCGCGGACTACTTCGACACCCTGACCGACCCCGAGGGCGGCGCCCTCGACGTGCCCCCACGCGGAGCGTTCCCCTCGCGCGCCCTCGACCTGGTGCGCGACATGTCACTGCGCGGCGGCAAACGCCTACGCGTGGCATTCCTTTACGAGGCCGCCGCGCTGATCACCGACGAGCCGGTGCCGGGCCTGGACGAAGCCGCCATCAGCATCGAACTGCTCCAGACCCACGGCCTGATCCACGACGACATCATCGACGGCTCAGCCGTGCGCCGCGGCGCCCAGTCCGTCCCCCACGCCTACCGCGACGAGTTCCCCGACCGGCCCGACACTGCTCTGGGCCTGGCCGTCCTCGCCGGTGACCTGGCCGCTTTCCTCTCACTGCGCGTCCTGGCCACCGCCGACCTGCCACCCGACCGGGCCGCGGCCATGACCGCCGTACAGGCCGACGCCGGCGCCCTCACCGTCATCGGACAGTTCCTCGACCTCGAACGCGACTTCGGCCCCGTCCCGGACCTCGACCTGCTCCACGTGGTCACCGAGTTCAAGTCCACCAGGTACTCCGTGCTCGCCCCGCTGCGCCTCGGGTTGCTCGCCACCGGCGCCGACCTGGCACCCTACGACAGCGAACTGCGCCGCTACTCCACCGCGCTGGGCATCGCCAACACCCTCCGTGACGACTGGCTCGACCTGTTCGGAGACCCCGCCGCGGTAGGCAAGTCCCTCGGGTCCGACATCCGCTCCGGACGCCGCAGCTACGCGGTCCGTGCCCTGCTCGCCGCCGCCACCGAAGAGACCGAACGCAAAGTCCTGGACACGGCGCTGGGCGATCCGCAGTGCGACGACGACACGCTCGACCGCGTACGCGCCATCGCACGACGCCACGGTGTCGACCAGTCCGTACAGGCCGACGCAGACCGCTACGCACACGAGGCCTCCACCCTGGCCGGCTCCTGGCACTCACGCTGGCGGACGCAGGCCGTGGCCTTCTTCGAGCACCTGCCGGCCTGGACCGCGGCCCGCGACCGCTGA
- a CDS encoding transposase, which yields MGSKYTKRYTEEFKRDAIALVDSTGKTVTAVARELGISSESLRGWYRQAKADRGEGAPGELTSAEREELKRLRRQNAEQAKTIEVLRKAAVFFAKESDR from the coding sequence GTGGGAAGCAAGTACACGAAGCGGTACACCGAAGAGTTCAAACGGGACGCGATCGCGCTCGTCGACTCCACGGGCAAGACGGTCACCGCCGTCGCCCGGGAACTCGGCATCAGCTCGGAGTCCCTGCGCGGCTGGTACCGCCAGGCCAAGGCTGACCGGGGCGAAGGCGCTCCGGGTGAGCTCACGAGCGCTGAGCGCGAGGAGCTAAAGCGGCTGCGTCGGCAGAACGCCGAGCAGGCCAAGACGATCGAGGTGCTGCGAAAAGCCGCGGTCTTCTTCGCGAAGGAGAGCGATCGGTGA
- the uppS gene encoding polyprenyl diphosphate synthase: MSTEVRMPRTGASQDSGESGPPPRHIAVIADGNRRWARGRGLAVADGYRAGAERVVDLVGWCDGLGVHIATVFLVSARNLEHRPADELAPMLEAIAALPQAVRHRHGWTVRAVGDSGALPGHLQSPLGRLNPPVDADARRVVNLAVGYDGHREILHAARQASAPGHTANPDDITVHLYNGALPAPDLIVRTAGEHRLSGFMLWQSFDASLHFCDALWPDFQRADLVDAVTHHQTQQRTFGL; encoded by the coding sequence GTGAGCACCGAGGTTCGGATGCCGCGGACCGGTGCAAGTCAGGATTCAGGGGAGTCCGGCCCGCCGCCTCGGCACATCGCGGTGATCGCGGACGGCAACCGGCGGTGGGCGCGCGGACGCGGCCTGGCCGTGGCCGACGGGTACCGGGCCGGAGCCGAGCGGGTCGTTGACCTGGTCGGCTGGTGCGACGGCCTCGGTGTGCACATCGCGACGGTGTTCCTGGTCTCCGCCCGCAACCTCGAACACCGCCCGGCCGACGAACTGGCCCCGATGCTGGAGGCCATCGCCGCCTTGCCCCAGGCCGTCCGCCACCGTCACGGCTGGACCGTGCGCGCCGTCGGCGACTCCGGTGCCCTGCCGGGACACCTGCAGTCACCGCTCGGACGCCTCAACCCCCCGGTCGATGCCGACGCACGCCGCGTGGTCAACCTCGCCGTCGGCTACGACGGCCACCGCGAAATCCTCCACGCCGCCCGCCAGGCCAGCGCACCGGGACACACCGCAAACCCCGACGACATCACCGTGCATCTGTACAACGGCGCGCTGCCCGCTCCGGACCTGATCGTCCGCACCGCCGGGGAACACCGGCTGTCCGGGTTCATGCTCTGGCAGTCCTTCGACGCCAGCCTCCACTTCTGCGACGCCCTATGGCCCGACTTCCAACGCGCGGACCTCGTCGACGCTGTCACACACCATCAGACGCAACAACGCACCTTCGGCCTCTAG
- a CDS encoding PP2C family protein-serine/threonine phosphatase yields MTRFLAVERALRTGAPHELLGTVRDALIEHFQATRVDLLVADYSSTVLQPVITLPHTAEPLSVRSSPEGRAFLSQEPYGKRISQDGTVDLHLPVTVRGDRLGILTLRLPEHRCTPQDVDELTGLAEVLGHEILVAERDTDLYLQARRSQRLTLAAEMQWQLLPARSCARHEYAIGGQLEPAYDIHGDNFDWATTADTLTLTVTNGMGEGIHASLLTNLAVNALRNARRAGIGIADQAALADQAVYAQHQGLQYVSTLLLFFELTTGRVQVVDAGSPQLWRQRGKVVERIDFEAQQPLGMFDETLYDAQEFQALPGDRLIFVSDGVYGAVSGTGEVFKERALARAIQNVRLLPAASVPRAVLEELRTYRDADPDDDALVVCLDWFGRDSARSH; encoded by the coding sequence ATGACCCGCTTCCTGGCCGTCGAGCGCGCTCTGCGCACGGGTGCTCCCCACGAACTTCTCGGCACGGTGCGTGACGCACTGATCGAGCACTTCCAGGCAACCCGGGTCGACCTGCTCGTGGCGGACTACAGTTCCACCGTCCTTCAGCCGGTGATCACTCTTCCTCATACTGCCGAGCCCTTGTCAGTGCGGAGCAGCCCGGAGGGCCGCGCCTTCCTGAGTCAGGAGCCTTACGGAAAGCGCATCTCGCAGGACGGGACGGTGGACCTGCATCTGCCGGTGACCGTTCGCGGCGACAGGCTCGGAATCCTGACCCTACGACTCCCGGAGCACAGGTGCACTCCGCAGGATGTCGACGAATTGACCGGACTCGCGGAAGTGCTGGGTCACGAAATCCTGGTGGCCGAGCGCGACACCGATCTCTATCTCCAGGCCCGCCGCAGTCAGCGCCTCACCCTGGCGGCGGAGATGCAGTGGCAGCTTTTGCCCGCCCGCTCGTGCGCACGTCATGAATACGCCATCGGAGGGCAATTGGAGCCCGCCTACGACATCCACGGCGACAACTTCGACTGGGCGACCACAGCCGACACTCTCACTCTCACCGTCACCAACGGAATGGGCGAAGGGATCCATGCCTCTCTGCTGACGAATCTGGCAGTGAACGCCCTTCGCAATGCCCGCAGAGCCGGAATCGGCATCGCCGATCAGGCAGCGCTCGCCGATCAGGCCGTCTATGCCCAGCATCAGGGACTGCAATATGTATCGACGTTGCTGCTGTTCTTCGAACTCACCACAGGGCGCGTACAGGTGGTGGACGCCGGATCGCCCCAGCTCTGGCGTCAGCGTGGCAAGGTCGTGGAGCGGATCGACTTCGAGGCGCAGCAGCCTCTCGGCATGTTCGACGAGACCCTGTACGACGCGCAGGAATTCCAGGCTCTGCCCGGCGACCGTCTGATCTTCGTCAGCGATGGGGTCTACGGCGCTGTCTCCGGGACGGGGGAAGTGTTCAAGGAGCGGGCGCTCGCACGAGCCATTCAAAACGTGCGCCTCCTGCCGGCAGCCTCGGTTCCCCGGGCCGTACTGGAGGAGCTGAGGACGTATCGCGACGCGGATCCCGACGATGACGCCCTCGTCGTCTGCCTTGACTGGTTCGGCCGCGATTCGGCGCGGTCGCACTGA
- a CDS encoding phosphatase PAP2 family protein — protein sequence MGGSVRDEPHLVVCPDARWRKSVVDGVTERPGLRWAAWVSGVFEPPHWMVVLPPYLGWRVAGSVGVWWGLGAGLLAGVVPAAFLAVDSWRRWWGRGLRVRQDRLVAIPGLLLLLSGAVAVLYGAGAPREVAAVVAAMVAVVVVGSAVTSVWKVSAHSAVTAAATGVLVIACRPHAAAAGVLLVLVLGAAVVAVAWSRVRLDCHTRAQVVVGAALGLVLGGAVFAGLR from the coding sequence GTGGGTGGCAGTGTGCGGGACGAGCCGCACCTCGTGGTCTGTCCGGACGCTCGGTGGAGGAAGTCTGTGGTGGACGGGGTGACGGAGCGGCCGGGGCTGCGGTGGGCGGCCTGGGTGAGCGGGGTTTTCGAGCCGCCGCACTGGATGGTCGTACTCCCGCCGTACCTGGGGTGGCGGGTGGCCGGCTCGGTTGGAGTGTGGTGGGGGCTGGGCGCGGGGCTGCTCGCCGGAGTGGTGCCGGCCGCGTTCCTGGCGGTCGACTCGTGGCGTCGGTGGTGGGGGCGGGGATTGCGGGTGCGGCAGGATCGGCTGGTCGCCATTCCGGGTCTGCTGCTGTTGCTGTCGGGCGCAGTGGCGGTGCTCTACGGGGCGGGCGCGCCGCGTGAGGTTGCCGCTGTGGTGGCGGCGATGGTCGCGGTGGTGGTGGTCGGGTCCGCTGTGACGTCGGTGTGGAAGGTGTCGGCGCACTCCGCGGTGACCGCCGCCGCAACGGGGGTGCTCGTGATCGCCTGTCGCCCGCACGCTGCGGCGGCCGGCGTACTGCTGGTTCTGGTACTGGGTGCTGCGGTCGTGGCGGTGGCGTGGTCGCGGGTACGGCTGGACTGCCACACTCGCGCGCAGGTGGTCGTTGGCGCGGCGCTGGGTCTGGTGCTGGGCGGGGCGGTGTTCGCGGGCCTGCGCTGA
- a CDS encoding helix-turn-helix domain-containing protein, which translates to MIGNLETFQNELAASGFPPLVNKRAGAGFQGRITTRDLGPLRLVSLTTPESSCIGRQRDASDSENLAVKVMTRGRTRIEQGRGEAELGPTDLVLLDPARTLRFESTAAAHVTILIPRRELRIRPAQIDRLMGVRIDGSHGPGALVSVLARESAWSATEFREAEALRSAAAVVELIAVALEARLGDEQPAPDERLRSRIAGYIETRLADPDLSPPGIAAAHNISVRRLHKLFEDQPLTVAALIRRRRLERCRAELAGSGRTVTAVAARWGFSDPTHFSKLFKAMYGYNARALVTSNRAQTTKTRTAGPDKDGGDQGRP; encoded by the coding sequence GTGATCGGCAACCTTGAGACGTTCCAGAACGAGCTTGCCGCCAGCGGGTTTCCGCCGCTGGTCAACAAGCGGGCCGGCGCAGGCTTCCAAGGCCGGATCACCACCCGTGACCTCGGGCCGCTGCGGCTGGTCTCCCTCACCACGCCCGAGAGCTCCTGCATCGGGCGGCAGCGTGACGCCTCCGACAGCGAGAACCTGGCGGTCAAGGTGATGACCCGGGGCCGGACGCGGATCGAGCAAGGACGCGGCGAAGCCGAACTGGGACCGACCGACCTGGTACTGCTCGACCCCGCGCGTACGCTCCGCTTCGAGAGCACCGCCGCGGCGCACGTCACCATCCTGATTCCGCGCCGCGAGCTTCGGATCCGGCCCGCGCAGATCGACCGGCTCATGGGCGTACGTATCGACGGCAGCCACGGTCCGGGTGCTCTCGTCTCGGTGCTGGCCCGGGAGTCGGCGTGGTCGGCGACCGAGTTCCGCGAGGCGGAGGCGTTGCGGTCGGCGGCAGCCGTCGTCGAGCTGATCGCGGTCGCGCTGGAGGCCCGGCTCGGCGACGAACAACCGGCCCCGGACGAGCGGCTGCGGAGCCGGATCGCCGGCTACATCGAGACCCGGCTGGCCGATCCCGATCTGTCCCCGCCCGGCATCGCCGCCGCCCACAACATCTCCGTACGCCGGCTGCACAAGCTGTTCGAGGACCAGCCGCTCACCGTCGCGGCCCTGATCCGCCGTCGCCGTCTGGAACGCTGCCGGGCCGAGCTGGCCGGAAGCGGACGTACGGTCACCGCCGTGGCTGCCCGGTGGGGATTCTCCGATCCCACACATTTCAGCAAGCTCTTCAAGGCGATGTACGGCTACAACGCCCGTGCACTGGTAACCAGCAACCGTGCACAGACGACCAAGACGCGCACAGCCGGCCCGGACAAGGATGGTGGTGACCAAGGTAGGCCATAG
- a CDS encoding helix-turn-helix transcriptional regulator: protein MPNDLSPTARALRALEILQTRPGTTAGELAERLGVTERAARRYVEILREADIPVESARGPHGGYWLGRGTRLPPVHFTQSEAIGLVMAVLSGQPTAANADDLIGTALGKVVKALPESVGQQAAMLREYASAAADPYAARPDPAVTSELVDAIAARRRVSVTYGSEAGNEWEAEVDPWSLVIRYGRWYLLCHSHRADAIRTYRVDRVRTVRPTERGFEPPEGLDPVAVLEENLGLGWEFSTRVVFDAPQAEVAPWVRPPMGRLEPLKDGCVLVGSTRNPDMYAQEWLARIPFTFRVEGGEELRAAVAALAARFTGAVTDQS from the coding sequence GTGCCGAACGATCTCAGCCCCACCGCGCGTGCCCTGCGCGCCCTGGAGATCCTCCAGACCCGCCCCGGTACGACAGCCGGCGAACTCGCCGAGCGGCTGGGCGTCACGGAGCGGGCCGCGCGCCGGTACGTCGAGATCCTCCGAGAGGCCGACATCCCCGTGGAGTCGGCCCGAGGGCCGCACGGCGGGTACTGGCTGGGGCGCGGGACGCGGCTGCCGCCTGTGCACTTCACGCAGTCCGAAGCCATCGGCCTGGTGATGGCGGTACTCAGCGGCCAGCCGACCGCGGCCAACGCCGACGACCTGATCGGCACCGCCCTGGGCAAGGTCGTCAAGGCGCTTCCGGAGAGCGTCGGTCAACAGGCGGCAATGCTGAGGGAGTACGCGTCGGCCGCGGCGGACCCGTACGCGGCCCGCCCCGATCCGGCCGTCACCAGCGAACTCGTCGATGCCATCGCGGCCCGGCGTCGCGTCTCGGTCACCTACGGCAGTGAGGCGGGCAACGAGTGGGAGGCGGAGGTCGATCCCTGGTCCCTCGTCATCCGCTACGGGCGCTGGTACTTGCTGTGCCACTCCCATCGCGCGGACGCCATCCGCACGTACCGGGTCGACCGGGTCCGCACGGTCCGACCGACCGAGCGCGGGTTCGAACCGCCCGAGGGCCTCGACCCGGTTGCGGTACTTGAGGAGAACCTGGGCCTCGGATGGGAGTTCTCCACCCGTGTGGTGTTCGACGCTCCCCAGGCCGAGGTGGCCCCGTGGGTCCGGCCGCCCATGGGGCGTCTTGAGCCCTTGAAGGACGGCTGCGTACTGGTCGGCAGCACCCGCAACCCGGACATGTACGCGCAGGAATGGCTGGCGCGGATACCGTTCACCTTCCGGGTCGAGGGCGGGGAGGAACTGCGTGCCGCGGTTGCGGCGCTCGCGGCACGTTTCACCGGCGCCGTAACGGACCAGTCCTGA
- a CDS encoding alpha/beta fold hydrolase, whose amino-acid sequence MDILLIGGLWLNGSVWDRVASAMESLGHRPVPLTLPGQGDGSVSATLDDQLATVLAAVDAAAGKPMVVAHSAACTLAWLAADRRPERIAKVALIGGFPTADGQPYADFFEVSDGVMRFPGWGPFEGPDAADLDDGARREFEAGAISVPVGVTRGVVRLADERRFDVPTVVVCPEFTPEQAQELINAGDAPELARAKHIDFADLDSGHWPMLTRPAELARILAAAAGAA is encoded by the coding sequence ATGGACATTCTGCTCATCGGCGGCCTGTGGCTGAACGGATCGGTGTGGGACCGTGTCGCGTCCGCGATGGAGTCGCTCGGCCATCGCCCCGTGCCGCTGACCCTCCCGGGCCAGGGGGACGGTTCCGTGTCCGCCACGCTCGACGACCAGTTGGCGACGGTGCTGGCCGCAGTGGACGCGGCGGCCGGCAAGCCGATGGTGGTGGCGCATTCCGCCGCCTGCACACTGGCCTGGCTCGCCGCCGACCGGCGGCCGGAGCGGATCGCGAAGGTTGCCCTCATCGGTGGTTTCCCCACGGCCGACGGTCAGCCGTACGCCGACTTCTTCGAGGTGAGCGACGGTGTCATGCGCTTCCCCGGCTGGGGCCCGTTCGAGGGACCGGACGCTGCCGACCTCGACGACGGGGCGAGGCGGGAGTTTGAGGCCGGTGCGATTTCCGTGCCCGTAGGCGTGACCAGGGGAGTGGTGCGGCTCGCGGACGAACGGCGGTTCGACGTTCCGACCGTGGTCGTGTGTCCCGAGTTCACGCCCGAGCAGGCGCAGGAACTGATCAACGCCGGCGACGCCCCGGAGCTCGCTCGGGCCAAGCACATCGACTTTGCCGACCTCGACTCGGGCCACTGGCCCATGCTCACGCGGCCTGCCGAACTGGCCCGGATCCTGGCTGCGGCAGCTGGCGCGGCCTGA
- a CDS encoding LysR family transcriptional regulator, with product MGASVSREPSIHQLRLYLTLCEELHFGRAAARLFITQPALSQQIRELEKRLGAPMVERQGRTITLTEAGQALLPEARAAVAAVDRLRRVADAQLRQVSGRLVVGTMGAEASMAHTRSVLGLLQDRHPGTTVQLVNLGFGDHMAALAQQEADVVFLRPPVTDDIELHHLATEPRVACLCADHPLASQNRLTLAQLSDIPVVDMPVQVPRLWWDFWAVDPRPDGSRVRYGPVVTDMESLLHTVAAGEAMCFLPTAAREYFPRPGVRYIDVVDLSPSTSALAWLRSRRSEATIQAIRHAAREATTRDFGVIM from the coding sequence GTGGGGGCGTCCGTATCGAGGGAACCGAGCATTCATCAGCTTCGGCTCTATCTCACGCTGTGCGAGGAACTCCATTTCGGCCGTGCAGCCGCGCGCCTGTTCATCACGCAGCCTGCACTGAGTCAGCAGATCAGAGAGCTGGAGAAACGCCTGGGAGCGCCCATGGTGGAACGCCAGGGCCGGACCATCACACTGACCGAGGCAGGGCAGGCACTCCTGCCCGAAGCCCGGGCGGCGGTCGCGGCGGTTGACCGGCTGCGGCGCGTCGCCGACGCGCAGCTGCGGCAGGTCTCCGGACGACTTGTCGTGGGAACCATGGGAGCCGAGGCCTCCATGGCGCACACCCGTTCCGTACTCGGCCTGTTGCAGGACCGGCACCCCGGGACGACCGTGCAACTGGTCAACCTCGGTTTCGGCGATCACATGGCCGCCCTGGCGCAGCAGGAGGCCGACGTCGTCTTCCTGCGCCCGCCGGTGACGGATGACATCGAACTGCACCACCTGGCCACCGAGCCGCGAGTGGCCTGTCTCTGCGCCGATCACCCCTTGGCGAGCCAGAACCGACTTACCTTGGCCCAGCTCTCCGACATCCCGGTGGTCGACATGCCTGTGCAGGTTCCGCGGCTGTGGTGGGACTTCTGGGCGGTCGATCCCCGCCCCGACGGCAGCCGCGTCCGTTACGGGCCGGTCGTCACCGACATGGAGTCGTTGCTGCACACGGTGGCCGCCGGAGAAGCGATGTGCTTTCTGCCGACGGCCGCCCGTGAATACTTTCCACGCCCGGGCGTCAGATACATCGATGTGGTCGACCTCAGCCCCTCCACGTCCGCCCTCGCCTGGTTGCGGAGCAGACGTTCCGAAGCCACCATCCAAGCAATCCGGCACGCCGCGCGAGAAGCTACGACCCGAGACTTCGGCGTCATCATGTGA
- a CDS encoding cupin domain-containing protein → MAKVNIVRPGEGEILGSGAQQIRILENGEHTDHRLGFAEVTIPPGTPSPLQHRHAQHDEGFYVLAGTFRFTVGEDQYDAGPGTWVIVPTGAPHTFANVGDENAVMLNTFTPDLYVQYFRDFKAMIDSGQPVNAETMQPLWKNYATEISNEYAS, encoded by the coding sequence ATGGCGAAGGTAAACATCGTCCGCCCCGGTGAGGGCGAGATCCTCGGCAGTGGGGCGCAGCAGATCCGCATCCTGGAGAACGGGGAGCACACCGACCACCGGCTGGGATTCGCTGAGGTCACCATTCCGCCAGGCACCCCGAGTCCGTTGCAGCATCGCCACGCCCAGCATGACGAGGGCTTCTACGTGCTGGCGGGAACGTTCCGGTTCACCGTCGGCGAGGACCAGTACGACGCCGGGCCGGGCACCTGGGTCATCGTGCCGACCGGGGCGCCGCACACGTTCGCCAACGTCGGCGACGAGAACGCGGTCATGCTGAACACCTTCACGCCGGACCTGTATGTGCAGTACTTCCGCGACTTCAAGGCCATGATCGATTCCGGGCAGCCGGTCAACGCCGAGACCATGCAACCGCTTTGGAAGAACTACGCCACCGAGATCTCGAACGAATACGCCTCGTGA
- a CDS encoding IS3 family transposase codes for MNETYAFIEAEKTTHGVAFLCRLLKVARSSFYAWLAAAKTRTVWRAADQALVHENRVIHVGSRQTYGVPRVHAELRRLGRRVNRKRVARLMREHGIQGVTHRKRRSLTRPDKKARPAPDLIGRDFHADAPGTKLVGDITALPTAEGWLYLACWLDLATREVVGYSMADHHRADLVVDALRMAAGRGRLRPGCIAHLDRGSEYTSSQFRCAIGELRLRQSCGRTGSCFDNAAAESFWALLKEEIGTRVWPDRATARAQVFDFIETFYNRRRLRKHKVFGYLTPAETRRRHQHGLAA; via the coding sequence GTGAACGAGACGTACGCGTTCATCGAGGCGGAGAAGACCACCCACGGCGTCGCTTTCCTGTGCCGCCTGTTGAAGGTGGCCCGCTCCTCCTTCTACGCCTGGCTCGCCGCGGCGAAAACTCGGACCGTTTGGCGGGCCGCCGATCAAGCCCTGGTGCACGAAAACAGAGTGATCCATGTCGGCTCGCGCCAGACCTATGGCGTCCCGCGCGTCCATGCCGAGCTGCGGCGTCTGGGACGGCGAGTGAACCGTAAACGGGTCGCCCGCCTCATGCGCGAGCACGGCATCCAGGGCGTCACCCACCGCAAGCGCCGTTCGCTGACCCGGCCGGACAAGAAGGCCAGGCCGGCCCCGGACCTCATCGGCCGCGACTTCCACGCCGATGCGCCCGGCACGAAGCTGGTCGGCGACATCACCGCGCTGCCGACCGCCGAGGGCTGGCTCTACCTCGCCTGCTGGCTGGACCTGGCCACGCGCGAGGTCGTCGGCTACTCGATGGCCGATCATCATCGCGCCGACCTGGTCGTCGATGCGCTGAGGATGGCCGCGGGCCGTGGCCGTCTCCGGCCCGGCTGCATAGCACATTTGGACCGTGGCAGCGAATACACGAGCAGTCAATTCCGTTGCGCAATAGGCGAGTTGCGCCTCCGGCAAAGCTGCGGCCGCACGGGATCTTGCTTCGACAATGCCGCTGCGGAGAGTTTCTGGGCCCTGCTCAAAGAAGAGATCGGCACCCGCGTCTGGCCCGACCGGGCCACCGCCCGAGCCCAGGTCTTCGACTTCATCGAGACGTTCTACAACCGACGTCGGCTACGCAAGCACAAGGTCTTCGGCTACCTCACGCCAGCCGAGACCCGGCGGCGCCACCAACACGGCCTCGCGGCATAA
- a CDS encoding DUF2238 domain-containing protein: MTAAHPAPAPTLDARLPPRRRLPAALAVAVTAALVVSRFGAADPTTWLLETVWVMAGLPLAILLRHRFPLSGLLCALLAAHALVLIVGGHYTYAEVPAGDWVRDWLGWDRNPYDRFGHLVQGFVPAILVRELLIRTSPLRGSRWLAPLTVCACLAFSAVFEMVEWLAAVTGGEAADAFLGTQGDVWDTQWDMFCALIGAICALLLLSRVHDRALARLGQGRPTATS, encoded by the coding sequence ATGACCGCCGCCCACCCCGCCCCCGCCCCGACGCTGGACGCGAGGTTGCCGCCCCGACGTCGTCTGCCCGCCGCCCTGGCCGTCGCGGTGACCGCGGCGCTCGTCGTGTCGAGGTTCGGCGCGGCCGATCCTACGACCTGGCTGCTGGAGACGGTGTGGGTGATGGCGGGCCTGCCGCTGGCGATCCTGCTGCGCCACCGCTTCCCGCTGAGCGGTCTGTTGTGCGCTCTGCTGGCGGCGCACGCCCTGGTCCTCATCGTGGGCGGTCACTACACCTACGCGGAGGTACCCGCAGGGGACTGGGTGCGCGACTGGCTCGGCTGGGACCGCAACCCCTACGACCGCTTCGGCCACCTCGTGCAGGGCTTCGTCCCCGCCATCCTGGTACGTGAACTCCTCATCCGCACCTCCCCGTTGCGCGGCAGCCGCTGGCTCGCCCCGCTCACCGTCTGCGCCTGCCTCGCCTTCAGCGCCGTCTTCGAGATGGTGGAATGGCTCGCGGCGGTCACCGGAGGCGAAGCCGCGGATGCCTTCCTCGGCACGCAGGGAGACGTCTGGGACACCCAGTGGGACATGTTCTGCGCCCTGATCGGCGCCATCTGTGCCTTGCTGCTTCTGAGCCGCGTCCACGACCGCGCCCTCGCCCGTCTGGGCCAGGGCAGGCCGACCGCCACCTCGTGA